A window of Gorilla gorilla gorilla isolate KB3781 chromosome 5, NHGRI_mGorGor1-v2.1_pri, whole genome shotgun sequence genomic DNA:
ATCTGGAGAGGACGGCCAAGGAATTAGACACCAACACACTGAAGGTGCATACCCTGAGGCCTTCCCCAAGGGCTGGGATTCTCCCCGATAGGAGGCAGCCCATCTGCATCACCCTTCTGGGAGGTGTAAGAGGGAGGGGCCTGTGTGATATGTGGTGACTTGTGGTAGATGTGGCTTGTTCCAGGCTACAGAGTGCTGCTGCAGCAGAATGGGCACAGAAGAGGGGTGTTGCTATGTTCCCCCAGTTCTCAAGGTGGCACCCCAGAGTGGCCTCCAAGAGTGAATTGGGAAAGGAATTTGGAGGTGATAGGAACCTGAGAACCAATTATGATTctcactttttctctctcctagAATGCTGGTGACTTACTGAACAGGTACGAGCTGTCCCTTCTTCTTTCCCACATGTGCCTATAAACCCACAcaacacagacatgcacagaggtcAAGGAGACCCACTGCTCCGTTAGCTTTTGTATCTTGATGCTACATGGCCAATGGAAGAGCCAATggaatatatgaatacatattaaTCTATGAAGGATTTCTTTGTTTCTAGGAGTGCTCCACAGAAATTAGAGGTTATTTATCCCCAGTTGGAGAAAGGAGTCAGTGAATTGCTTCTTCAGCCCCCTCAGAAGCTCTGACCTGTTCATCCCTGGGACACCTCACTTcaggctcacctcagcctcctctctctccttcctccaaccTGTCCAGGCCCCCACTGGGTCTACCCAGTGCATCTTTGGGCCTGCCAGCTCCTGAACATGTCACCATTTCTTCATGTCCACAGTCATCACCTGATGCCTGACCCTCTGACTCTTGGATGATAGCCAGCCTCCTTCCAGGACAGGCTCATGCTTGGGGCTGCCACTGTGGAGGTCGGGGCCCATGGTCTCCGGGAGCATttgtgaaatctccattttgcctGTAAACTGATGGTAGTGCCCATCTCTCACAATCTCATTAAAATAGGATCCTCCAGGCCTCTGAATGGCCCGAGCTCATCAGCAGTGACACCACCTCACATGTGGAGCCCAGCTGAGTTCCTGCAGTACTTGTTGTCTGTACCACTCACCTGGCacttatttattattgttgtggAAGACAGACTCAAAAACAGCCTCCCTTCGTGATCCTCACCTCTTGGAATTCATGCCCTTGTTTGgtcccctccccttgagtgtAAGTGGGatctgtgacttgcttctaatcaATGGAATAAGGCAAAGGTGATAGGGTGTCACTCTGGCAACTGTGTTGCATTGTATAGAACTCCTCCTTGCTGGCCCACCCTTTTAGAGCCCCTCCTAGGAGCCAAGAGCAGCTTCCAGCCAACAACAAGCAGAGGCCCTCAGCCTTGTGGCTGCAAGAacctgaattctgccaacaacctgagtgagcttggaagcagattctcccCCAACTGAGCCGGATAAGAACCTAGtccagccaacaccttgattatAGTCTTGTGAGTACCTAAGCTGAGGACCCAGTGAAGCTGTGCCAAAATTTCCCACCCACAGAAACGGTGTgacaataaatgtgtgtgtttttttgttttttgttttcgtttttgagatggagtctcactctgttgcccaggctgaagtgcggtggtgcgatatcggctcactgtaacctctgtctcctaggttcaagcaattctcctgcctcagcctccctaatagctgggattataggcgcccgccaccacacccggctaattttttgtgtttttagtagagacggggtttcaccatgttggccaggctggccttgaacttctgacctcaggtgatccgcccaccttggcctcccaaaatgctgggattacaggtgtgagccaccgctcctggccgtgtgttgttttaaggcagtaaatttgtggtaatttttgtGGAGTAATGGATAATGAATACAATTGTATATTAGTCATTTTTGTATAAGCCTCACTTCTTTGGGTGAGCAGGGATCAtactgtgtctgtgtcctcatgtctagaacagtgtctggctcaTAGCTGGTgtccagtaaaattttaaatgtatgtataagtGAATTAATAAGAAAGCATAAGGAAGGGCTCTTCTCAATCCTCTGATTAAAAAGAGCCATCAATTACCTTATAATcagtatttattgagcccttGCCAAAGTAGTCAATACCATACTGAGAGGTATAAGGAATAAAACATGGCCACAATTATAAAACAAGCCACGTGGTGGTGCGAAGAGTGAAAACTACAGGGTCAGACTTGAGTTTAGGTCTCGGTCCTGACACCTAATGCCtctgtaaccttgggcaaattacttagcctctctgaacctctgtACTCCCCCCTCTAAAATAAGGGTTATGGTACCTGTGGCCTGGGATTGTTGTCAAAATTAAATACATGCTGAGTGTCTGCTAAAGTGTCTAAAACGTAAACATTCAGATatgttcattttatctttttttttttttttggtgtattctggctttattggttttttttaaattatactttaagttctagggtacatgtgcacaatgtgcaggtttgttacatatgtatacatgtgccatgttggtgtgctgcacccattaacttgtcatttacattgggtatttctcctaatgctatccctcccccctccccccaccccaaaacaggccctggtgtgtgatgttccccaccctgtgtccatgtgttctcattgttcaattcccaccaatgagtgagaacatgcggtgtttggttttctgtccttgcgatagtttgctgagaatgatggtttccagcttcaaccatgtccctccaaaggacatgaactcattctttttcattaaatcttttttttaaaaaaccacttccccttttgaaatgaaatatggaatgataaaaaatttttaaataaattccacTTCACCATCCAGAAGTTTATAATTTAGCTGTGGAACTATGACTAAACAGATACAGAATAAGAAGAGAGCGTGTAACTGCACTGAATTAGGTATCACAGAGGCTAAGTGCCCTGGGAATTCAGATGAAAGAAACAGCGAGCCTGGGAAAGTCAGGGTAGGTtttgtgggggaggtggggattggACAAGTGGGAGAGGAAGGTGAGAACATTCTAGGTCACAATAACCACATGAATGAAAGCATAGAGGTAGGAAAAAGCCACGGCACCTTTGTAGGAGTGTGAGGAAACCAACCTGGTTAGGCTGGAATGTTCAGGAATGGGGAAGACGAGAAGTCAACAGTCTAAATGGATGACACCAAGACATAGTGAGGTTTCTGAGTCAGGAATGAAGGGAGAAGTGGTGTTTAATGAAAGCCAGTCTGGATCGTTTGCACAAGAAGGACTGGGACAGAGAGTTGGGGgctggaaggagaggggaggagaaagagcCTAGTGTAGATGTTCAGAAAAAAGGTATAGTTATTTGGCAAGAAGCTGCAGATCTCAGAGAAACATAAGACCCCAAATCTAAGAGCAAGACATTAGCCAAGGAAAGAACACCCCTGAAAGTGACAGCTAGCAATTCCTGCATCCCAGATGGAGTTAATGTCACCAAGAGAACTTGTACTAGGAGTAGGAGGAGACTGACAGCCCCCAGGGTCTCTCCTCAGGAGAGAAGTCAGTTATACTGAAGATGCCTTCCAGGCCCCCCTTGGTCCCTTCTGACGTCACCGCAGATGATCGGGCCGGGGTGGGAGTCTGAACAGCAGATAATTGGCCAAACAAGTCTATGAGGTCACCTGTCAAGGAAGACCTTATCAAAGAGGGACAATAGTAATTAACTGAAACCATCAGGTCCTCTCGGAGATTCAGAAGGGATCCATGATGAATGTGTCATTAGTTGGCAACAAGAGCAGACACGGAGAGAATCAGAGATGCATGTGCAGCCACGATGTATTGGAACAGGTGTCCACGACCCATGCTGCTGAGAGGCCGCAGGAATATCCAGTCTTCGTACTTCTTTGGACTTCGAGCCCACTTCTTACCGGTAGATCCTGGGCATACAACATACCACTGCATAATGGTCATGAGCACAGACTTGGGAGCCAAACCACAAGACTTCAAATGCTGGCTCTGCGACTTACTATCAGCTGATTTGAGACCAGCTGCTCGGCCTCCACATGTCTCAGTTCTCTTATGTACAAGATGGGCACCTACCTCctgaggttgttgtgaggattaaatgagttaatatatacaaatatttattatggtgTTTGGCCAAAATAAGTTCTATGTGTGTGATTGTTATCAGCATTTTTGGAATCTCTAGTTCTTCCTACAGGAACGAGTGGTGACCCCACCAACTCACTCACGCCTGACATAGCTTCTCACGGGGCCTGGCTCATGGTGGAAAATCGCATTTTCcttatttctgcttttataatAAACTTACCTATCATTTGAACTAACTTGAGTGGGTCTCAATTCTTTGCAATAGAAAGGGTTGCTACCATGTAAGCTGTGAAAAATGAGGTGTAAACTGTGGATGTTACAAATGTGCAACAGTCCTTCAGAGTCGGAAAGGGTAGCTGGGACTCTGGGGCCTCTAGACTTGAGCACTTCCTGGGGAGGGAACCCAGAGTCCCACTTCCGGCCAGCAGAGCAAGGAGGTTCATTAAGCTGCCTTATCTTGAAGTTACCAGGTTTTAGGATCTACCCACTTCCCCTGTGCTGACTCCATACTCCGAAAGCAAGTAAACTTCAAGTAAAATTACCCTAGGGGAGAAGCAGGTACTGACAGACCAACATGAGTGTTTTCACTTATGAGCAGTTTTATTTCTCAGTGTAAGACATATAAATTGTTCTCACTGACATataactattaaaagaaaaataaaataaaacaatttaaaaagaagaaatataaattgtgtttCTGAATCCAAGTCACCTGTGGGGGTGTAGCCAGCATTAAAATAATCGCCAGGACCCATGCAGGCATCTATCTCTGAATGAGGCAGTGCAGCATAGCAGTTAAGAGCTCTTGGGTCAGACACAGATGAACTggttgcatgatcttggctcgttACCAAGATAAAGTGACACAAGGTGTGTAAAGCTCCCGAGCTGCAAGCCAGGATCTTCATACACATACATTTTAGAGGATAATAGTCCTTTCAAAAGACACAGCTAAagccaataaaaataaacagaaaaataggaTCTACTTTTTAGTGGAATCACAGGTTTGGGTGCTTTGGATttgttttatcattatataggcacttgtgtgtgtctgtatttttTTGAATATACAACATTTTAATGAGGTACTGCACACTCCCAGGGAAAGCAATTCAATCTCTAATCCCTGGCTTATGATCTCCACCTCTTTTCTACCTGCTGAGCTAAGGATGAACAACAGAACTTCTCAATTGAATTCTAAGCTTGGGCCTAAGCACGCTGTGCCCTCTGCCTTTGAGTTTGCACCCTGGATGGCTCCCCTCCTCCCAGGAGACCCAGTAGGGAGATGACAGAGCATTGTAGTTTACATCTgagcagagtaaacagatgaTGTTAAGGAGACTGTCAGTGAAGGGCATgattatgcaaaataaaatacaatagtgacaagaacaagaaaataaaacatggtcACTCTTCCATCCCATTTCTCAGATGTCACTACAGTAGTCTCAATTACGGTAGTCTCAATTACGGTAGTCTCAATTCCAGTAGTCTCAATTCTTTAGGCTAAAGGTCGTAGGTCATCCAACTTATGCCCTGGCCTCCTTCTGGAATTCTTTTACCTAGCAGTTTCTGAGCCCACAGCTGAGCTATTTGTGACCCATTTGCTTCCACTATCTCATTTCTTGACCTCAGATGGTAATCAACTGATCAGGAAGACAATTTCCCCAGGGTTGAGTGTGGTCCCTGGGTTATGATTTATGGCTATACCTTATGTCCTCCTGCCCCCAGGCCCTGCACCTTAATCTCACCCAGAAGTGGCAACACCAGGAGGAAGGAGGCAGTGAGTGGTGTCGGCTGGGGATGGCACACATCTGCCCATGAGGACAATGGAGACAACCCAGTGCTCCATGAGTCACAGGTCATCCAGCCAGTTCTCTGCTGTTTCCTCTTCTTAAGACGCTTCTTCCCCTCTTTTCCCTATTGACCATAGGCATCCTTTAGACCGTCCTTTTCAGAAAGCCATCCCCCACTCACCCCGTCCTTCCAGGCTGGGCTATGCCCCTTCCCCTGAACTCCCATAATGCTGGGGTTGGACTTCCCGTAACACCCACCACACTGTGCTGTAATTTCCTCTTTATGTTTCTCTGTCTTCCCAAGAGCTCTTTCAGATATAGagcagggttttttttctctatattttcaaGTCACCAGTGGCCACCACACTGCTTGGTTCATAGTTAACACAAACTAAATGGTTCTAGAGAATGTGATTACATGAACTCTAACATTACTGGAAGAAAACAAGATGAAAAGAGGTGAGATGCCTTGTTTAAAGTCATACAACTGGTTGCCAGGCTGGTTCAagaacccaggtcttctgacttcAAATCCAGTGCTCTTTCTATGCAGCTACTTCTGTGCCAAGCAAGGATGGTGGTGAGCAGAACTGGCAGCAGCCTGAGTCCCCAGGTACCCTGGCCATCCACTGGGCATTGGGGAAAGGACTTGATCAGTAGATTGAGTGTCCTCTCCTCTATCCCTTACCACCCGGCCCCATCCCATCTTCTAAAGCAGTCATTTCTATTCCAAGTCGTCCAGGTGATTCAGCCAGGGATCAAGTCCACATGGTACTTGGGTTGATATGAGTCCTGTACTTAGAGGAGAATAGGTAACTGCTCCTTCTCAGGAGCTCAGGGAGAAACTGGACCCTCGGCCCCAGAGCCCAAAGAAGGGAATGACCTTCCTAGTGAAGGAGGCAGTGAAGGTGTAGATGGGCTCTCGGGTGACAGCGTTGGTGAAGGTCACCCAGCCCACCTCATAGTCAAGAGACACCCTCACCTGCCAGGGCTGCTCCTTCAGGGTCAGCCGTGTGGGGAAGGAGCCCAGAGCCGAGACGAAGCCCCAAGCCAGCCTCACAGCCCACACCCCCTCCTCTGGCCGCAGCCGAAGCTCCCCCTTCCGCTGCACATCCTCGCTCACCACGCCCATGGTGCAGCTGCCCCCATGGGCCAGGTCTATACTCACCACCCACGTGTGTCTCCCCCCTGTGATGCCAGTGTGGGCCAGAACACAGGTGGCCCGGTCAAAACGCTGGGGGTTGTCTGGTGAGTTCTGCCATTTGTAGGAGAACTGAGCTCGCTGGTGGTCCTCGGACAAGAGGAGCTTGGGGTGGGAAGTCTGAGGGTCTAGAGAAATGTGAGCTGTGGGGATAACCAAAAGCGACAGATGTCAGCAGACATGCTATTACCTCCAAGGAAGGCATAGAAACTCCCCCTGGGCCCCTCCTGTTAGTGTTATTATTACCAAAAACATGTATAGTGCCTACGTGGACCAACAGTGTGGaaccacctgggaacttgttagataTACGCTCTCAGAATCTGCATCCTAACAAGATGCCCAGGTGATTCGCACACAGGTAAAGCCTGAAAAGCCTGCCTCAGAGGATGTGAAAGCTCTCGTTTAGTTCAGTGTGGTCCTCGGGAAAGCTCCTCTTCTCACCGCAAATTGGTTGGTTTCCAAAGCTGTGTGTGCCAGCTTGGATCTCCTGGGGCTGATACACCAcattctcccctcctcccatctCTATCCCAGAGCGCAGCGACATTTCTCCCTTCAGTCCAAACTTCATGATTCCTCCCTGTTTTCCTCCCAGGGCACTGGTGACTCATTTACAGTCTTCCCTCCTGGCAGGCTCTCTGGCTCACCTCTGGGTTATTCACTCTGCCTCAGTAATTCTGAAACTGTCAGAGTCTGAGGACCACTTTTTAACACCAAAAACTGCTGCAGAGCCTTGCATTTCGTTACTTTTAGTATTCATAAATTGAGAAGCTTCCATAAATTTAGGTCCATCCGTGGGGTAGAGAACCCCCTCCGACAACTCCGTGACTCCCAGGGTCTTAGGCTGGTTGATTGAGAAATGACAGCCTTGAAGGGGtccattctgttcatttttttcccaccCACAGGCCGCCCTCCTTCTGTCATCTGTGAAATGACATCTGAGAGGAAGCAGGGGTTCCTCACAGTTCTAAAGAGGTGATTATAAACCCAGATCAAAGTCCCCTTTATCCAGAAAGCATTCCCAGATGGACTTTATCCCATTCTGCATTTTCTGCTTTAATCTTTCTATCTACTCAACATGCGCAGATCAGGATGTGAGCTTCATACCACGAATGTAGTATGTGTATGTGCTTGTCCTTTCTTCATGTTTCTCCTGAGAGCCTTACAAAcaatgtgacacacacacacacacgtatatatacacacatgtattatatacacacacatatgtgtatatataatatatatgatgtatatatgtatccatGGGTGTTTGTTATGACTATTGTCATGGTCATAACATAGTCATAGTGCAAATCCTGcaaaattttctctcctttccaagGACTTCTCATTCCCTCCCATCCTGACATAGGCTCCTTACCTGGCTCATAGTCCAACTCAAAGCAtagtttttctgtaaagaaaataaaccagGATGAGATTTTATTAgtcttacaaaaccatcagacacttaatgatgagaaaactgaggccaagaaGAGGGAAGGGACAAGAAGAAGAATGTAAGCTGGAATCCTCTAGACCAGTGGTTCCAAGcttgcatcagaatcatctggagcTCTTGTTAAAACACATCTGTTTCAGATTCAGGTGCTCTGGGGTGGAGCTGAACATCTGTATTTCTAACAATTTCCTGGGCaatgcagctgctgctgctggtgggagCCCCACTGCCCTAGCCCTGAGCAAACAGGGACCATGTCTGCCTTGCTCACCTCTGTACCCGCAGAGCCCAggacatagtaaatgctcaagaaATATCTGCTTAATGAATAGAGAAAtgggttcatttatttattattccacTTGGAAATAATTTTGGGGAGAGTCAAAGGTCAGCCTTTGATTAGAGTGAAATTTCCTTCACTGACAGGTCACTGGAAGTATTTGCAGGAAATGGAATTATGGGAAAAGTCCTTCTAGGGTGACATAACTGTGGGTGGGTCATTTAAAAATTGGTGTCATCATTCATTCTGTCATGGTTAGTGAGGAGGTGGTTGGCAGAGAGCCATGTCCCATTCCTGACTCTCATCCAAACCCTCCCCCACACCCTACCACCACTCCCTGTTCCGGAAAAGGAAGTGGAGCACAGTCCCCGTAGGACCGTCTAACTCTGAGCCAGACTAACAGAAAGAAagtgagaaggaaggagggacgaGCCAGATACCACAGGGTCAAGATAAATACTGTTGTTGGCTATTAATTAACAATGTTCATCATCAAAAACTTATCACATATTACAAATGTTGCTGTGGGATTTTTTAACTTATTAAGAATGATATATTGTTAATCATTCTCTTTCATATTGCTTAATGACCACTGATCAGatttgttgaattattttaaaatctgtttaacTTTTTCACCAGAAATATTCacctttattctctttcttcattGTCACAATATCCTAATAGGcagattttataaaaatctgCAAATAAGGAAATCAAGGCACAGGAAGGAATAAGGCTTGCCAAAGTCACACCTTTCATCAGTGGAGCGTGGAGGCCACTCCTAAACCTGGGCTTCATGGCCACCTGCGCTCTGTGGAGGCCTGGGGTTCTCTTACCCAGAAACATCTTCATCTCCCTCTGCAGCGGGAGGGCCTGCTGGGGAAAGTCCCGAATCCTCTGGCCCAGCTCTGGCGACACAGCCACCGGTTTCCGGCACTTTCTGGTTTCACATCTAGGGGCACAGAAATGGCTGGGTCTGGGAATTATCATCCTTAATAATGTCTCCAGACTCAGCTGGTCATCTTCTAATAGGGCATGAAGGCGCTAGTTCCTGCAGGCAGACGTACTTCCTCTAGGATGAATCCCACTGCCCATTTTTGGGCATCTACGGATATACCTGAGAAGGCATTTGGGTATATAGAGGTTTATATGTAAATTTGTATCCTTAAGTGAGAATGTTATATACTTGTGTGGCAATAACTAGGCATGcagtacatgtatgtatatttatatggaaaaggaaaagagagaaactaTATTGCTTACCTTATTAGAGTGCTTCTGATGTCCTAGGAGAAAGAGATACCAGGGATTCAGTTTCCAGCTtctcctttccatttttctttcctttctttttctacttttattttatttattttttgtttgcttgtttgtttgtttgagaaagggtctcactctggtgcccaggctggaatacagtggcgtgatcatggctcactgcagcctcaacctcctgggctcaagagatcctcctacctcagcatcttgagtagctgggactacaggtatttgtcaccatgcctggctacttttcttttttcttttcttttttttttttttttttgtagagatggggttttgttatgttgcccaggctcctccCACTTTTCTTATGactggaaaagacaaaatatatttctagcCCTGGACAGGAAAAGGATACCAGATGCATAGAGTCACAGAGCATTAGGACTCACCCACCTCTGTGGATCAGAGcccaaagcatttattttttagataaagaTGGTGAAGTGACCTTCCCCTGCTCACTGGAGGCAAAGTAAGTCTCATACCAAGGTCTCCTGTTTCTCAGTCCTAAGAGCATCATTCTAAGTCATTCTGCCTTTCCAATACTTTGTGGGGACCCCAATATCTCTCCTCCAGTGTGAGGAAGTGAAATAGACCAGGACAAACTTCCTGACTGGTGGTTGGTGACATTTAGGTTATAGAGAATGGTTTGCAACGTACTTAATACTTTTTCAAAGTGCTACTTTCACTTCCATCTTACTGTTGGATCCTCACAAAAGCCCTGTGAAATATTTAAGGAAAGTATCCTCCCTATTTGGCAGATGGTGGGACGGAGAGGTGGAGACCAGAGAGCAAAAAGTGACCAGGGAACTCTTGGAAAAGCATGAACTAGAATTGAGACCTTCTGGTCCTCTGACCCACCTCCCATCTGGGATACAGAGATGTGTGAGTCAGGGAGACATGGCTTAGGCAAGACAAAGATGCAAGAGTCACAGGACAGCACAGGTGGGGCAAGGTTCCGGTTCAGGCCTCACCGTCAGGAGCTCCCTTGCTggcctctcattcttctcctccaGTTCTTCAATAAGAGCACTAAACCGGCAGATCTCCCCAGCAACCAGCAAATCAAATTCATCCCGTTGCTTCAAGATGTCCCCATCCAGGCTCTCCAATTGTGCTAAGAGGATGCTCTGCTGTTCCTCTAGAAACTTCCTCAGGTGTGCGAACTCAGAAATCACCTGTTGTCTCTTGGTGGACACCTGAGTCTGAGGGGGCAGGAGGCGAGCCCAAGAGAAAGTTtgcttcctccttccccctctgctcctcttcctcccctgtcCCCAGGTAGATCTGGAACTGTGTCATGGTTTCCTTTTCACTTGTCATCCCATTTTGGGAAGCAAGACTCACACTGTTGTCTCAGCACCATCTGCTGCAGCTTCTAAAAGGGGTAGGGCTTACAGGAGGTGtaggaggaggtggtggggacACCCTACCTCCTGTCTTGTATGAAAAGCACATTATGTACACAGCCCTGACCTACTTTACAGTTACAATCTCATTTAATGCTTACAGTAATTCAATGAGGTCATGATGATTTTtactctccattttacagataagtaaactGAAGTTGGAGAGTTGCTTGAGGTCATAGAGTTAGTGTCAGAGTCAGGATTTAAACTCGTAATAACTTCAAAGCCCTATAATCTATGTTGCCTCAGTTTCAGGAAGACACTGGACCCTGAGGAAGGGGAAGAACCTGGGGAAGGGGTGATGACTTACCAGGAGGACttgcatccttttattttctcttgactGGACTTCTTgaatctcctctctctcttttcttagaCATTTAAGACACTTATGGATTTGTTCCTGGGGAGAAGGAACATAAAATACTCAAGATGGAAAATGATTTGTTCAGGTTTGTCTGGTCATCTGACCCTCTGCCTCCAGGAATGAAATGGCCCCAGGAGAGGAGTCCCTTCCTTAGCTGACAATCCCTGAGCCTTCACCACCCTGACAGCTTACTCCCTTTGGGTCTTGTTCCTCTTGATTTGTCTCCAAGACTTTGGGTCAGGACTTTCCCCCTTTATCCTGTGCCATTAGAGGCTGTGACTTGGTTTTCCCACTTGAGTCTTTCTTCAGGTTTAACATTCTATTGTGTTTTGCTTCGGGTAAGTGGTATCTGGGGTCTGTACTGAGTTTGATATGCCCCGCACTGAAATCATTCTGAGTTTCCGACTCATCCCAAAGGAACATGTGTAAATAACAACCCTCCCTTGTTACTGAAATCAATTATCTGTGTATGACTCCAGAGGGGAGAAGAAACTtgggtaatgtaaaaataattgataaattgttttcaaaattatttgctCCAGAATAGAGTTAGGAACAGGTACACACACATGATAAATATGTGTGTTCAAAGATATGTTAGAATTCTCACTATCAACTGCTAATTAACTAATTAAGACATCCACACACAGACTTGTACTAAAACGTAATTCATAAGCACAATGCATAAACAACTAAAACCAGCACACATTCATTGAATGACAGATAAAATGGCATGCCACATACATTTACCCAGCCTGAATATATGTAAACATGAATTTATTCACAAACAGGAGCTCTCAGTTACACTTACACactcaaatatatacatactcaGACTCCCATCCAAACACACCAGACACACTTCTAAACATGCAAACattaacacatatacacactgttTGTACAATCATTCCCTCAAATGCAAACTTCAGACACACCTGATCCatggcacagacacacacactcatgtttggtcactcattcattcaacaagtacttGTTGAACTCCCGTTATCTGTTGGCCACAAGTGAACACAGAACACACtcaacaaaacataaaacataaacacaATTTTCCATG
This region includes:
- the TRIM10 gene encoding tripartite motif-containing protein 10 isoform X1, producing the protein MASAASVTSLADEVNCPICQGTLREPVTIDCGHNFCRACLTRYCEIPGPDLEESPTCPLCKEPFRPGSFRPNWQLANVVENIERLQLVSTLGLGEEDVCQEHGEKIYFFCEDDEMQLCVVCREAGEHATHTMRFLEDAAAPYREQIHKCLKCLRKEREEIQEVQSRENKRMQVLLTQVSTKRQQVISEFAHLRKFLEEQQSILLAQLESLDGDILKQRDEFDLLVAGEICRFSALIEELEEKNERPARELLTDIRSTLIRCETRKCRKPVAVSPELGQRIRDFPQQALPLQREMKMFLEKLCFELDYEPAHISLDPQTSHPKLLLSEDHQRAQFSYKWQNSPDNPQRFDRATCVLAHTGITGGRHTWVVSIDLAHGGSCTMGVVSEDVQRKGELRLRPEEGVWAVRLAWGFVSALGSFPTRLTLKEQPWQVRVSLDYEVGWVTFTNAVTREPIYTFTASFTRKVIPFFGLWGRGSSFSLSS
- the TRIM10 gene encoding tripartite motif-containing protein 10 isoform X2, with protein sequence MASAASVTSLADEVNCPICQGTLREPVTIDCGHNFCRACLTRYCEIPGPDLEESPTCPLCKEPFRPGSFRPNWQLANVVENIERLQLVSTLGLGEEDVCQEHGEKIYFFCEDDEMQLCVVCREAGEHATHTMRFLEDAAAPYREQIHKCLKCLRKEREEIQEVQSRENKRMQVLLTQVSTKRQQVISEFAHLRKFLEEQQSILLAQLESLDGDILKQRDEFDLLVAGEICRFSALIEELEEKNERPARELLTDIRSTLIRCETRKCRKPVAVSPELGQRIRDFPQQALPLQREMKMFLEKLCFELDYEPAHISLDPQTSHPKLLLSEDHQRAQFSYKWQNSPDNPQRFDRATCVLAHTGITGGRHTWVWMARVPGDSGCCQFCSPPSLLGTEVAA